The sequence below is a genomic window from Oscillospiraceae bacterium.
TCTCTCATAGCTATGGTTAAGATCCGTCGCTTTACTTTATGCTCTCCAGGGTGTATCTTGGTCTTGCAAGAAAGGAGCTGTTCCACATGAGAGCTTATATCGCCCACTTTATCGCCGCCAACCTGGCTTTTATTACGGCAATCAGTATCTTTTTCTACGGTTTCTCCCAGCTTTTCTCCATCCGCAGCGTCCCCATGCTGTTCGTCCTGGCCGTGCTCAACCTGCTCTTCGGCCTGGGGGAGCGTGCGGAGTCTACGAGGGCCGGCAACGCCCGCCGCGCCCCTTTTTATACAATGTTCCATGAAGCACACTGAACCGCGGCGCGGGGAGCCTGTAACTCCCCGCGCCATTCCCCTCTATTCGGCCAATTCCCGGGCGTAGGCCACGAACTTCCGCGCGGCGGGGGATGCCTCCGCCAGGGCGGGCACGGCGATGCCCAGGGTGATGTGCTGGGGCGGGCGGAGGGGGAGCAGGGCCACGTCGCAGTCCCAGTTTTTCGTAATCAGCTCGTTCATGATGCTCATGCCCAGGCCCTGTTCGATCATGCACATGGCGGCGTAGTTCTCCAGGGTGGACAGGGAGATGCGGGGGGAGAGGCGCAGGCGGCTGAGCAGCTCGGCCACGTCGTCGTCCCGCCCCAGGGCGGGCATGATGAAGTTCTCCTCCATGCAGGCCTCCACCGGGTACTCCGCCGCCCCGGCCAGGGGGTGGTCTGCCGGGAGCACGGCCAGCATGGGGTCGTCCTTGAGGGGGATCCACTCGTAGGGCATGGGCTCCTGGTAGCTGTAGAAGGCCAGATCCACCCGCCGCTGGGCCAGCCAGCTCTCCACCTCCTGGCGGATGCCCTCCATCAGCCGCACCCGGATGCCGGGGAAGTCCTGCTTGAAGCGCTTGATCACCGGCGGCAGCCAGTGGGAGGCGATGGAGGAGTAGGCCCCAATGGTCACCACGCCGGTGGACAGCCCCCGGATCTCCGACACGGTCTGCTCCAGCTGCTCGTCCCAGCGGGCCAGCTCCCGCAGGACGGGCAGCACCCGCTTCCCGTCCTCGGTCAGCGACACCCCCCGGCGGCCCCGCAGGAAGATGGGGAAGCCGAACTCGGCCTCCACCGCGTTCATCATGTGGGCCACGCCGGAGGGCGTGTAGCCCGTCAGCTCCGCGGCCTTGGAAAAGCTGCCGTAATCCGCCGCGCACAGCAGCACCCGGTACTTGGTGCGCTCCATAACCCCGCCCCCTTTTCCCCCATCCTACCATACACGCACCCGGCGGCGCAAGGCCGTCCATATTTAAACGCGCCCGCGGCGAATCTTCGTCACGGGCGCGTTTGTTATGGTATAATGGGAAAAATAACCGAAGGGAGGCGAGCCCGGTGCTGGCCTTTTATCTCTCCCTCATTGAGGACGATGAACAGCGGGCGCTGTTCGGCGCGTTCTACCAGCGCTATTTCCCCCGCCTGTTCTATGTGGCGAAGGCCATTCTGCGCAGGGACGATCTGGCGGAGGAGGCCGTCCAGACATCCGTTATGAAGGTCCTTGAGGGGTGCTTGGAAAATTTTTTAAAAATTTATCAAAGATCTTGCGATGAATCCTTTTACTGGTTCGTTACTACTGTGAAGAACACTTCGCTGGACATGAAAAAGAAGGAGGGCCGCACCGTGCCGCTGCCCGAGGATTGGCGCGTGCCCGCCGCCGCGGCGGCGGACGAGGACCCGGATTTTCTGGCGCTGGTGGAGGTTATCCAGCGCACGCCGGAGCTGTACCGCCAAGTGCTGGAGCTGCGGTTCCTGGCGCAGATGGACTACAAGTCCATCGCCCGGGAGCTGCACCTGAGCGTGTCCGCCGTGGCCAGCCGCATCAAGCGCGGGCGCGAGCTGCTGGTGGAGCTTTTAGAGGAGGAGGGTTATGTCCATGACCGACGTTGAATTGGACGCGCTGATTTGCCGCGCCCTGAAAGCCAATCTGCGCGCCGAATTCCCCGGCGTGTTTAATTCCGCCGCGCAATTTCCCTGGCCGCAGACCTCCCCGCGCTACCGGCGCTGGGAGCGCAAGCTCCTGGCCGACCCGGCGGGCTTTGTCCGCAGGCAGTGCCGCCCGGTGTGGCAAAAGGCCCTGCGCATGGCGGCCTGCCTGATCCTCTGCGCCGCCCTGGCCCTGGTTGCGGTGATGATGGCCAGCCCCACCGCCCGCGCCTGGGTGGTGGACCGGGTGGTCACCTGGATGGAGACCTATACCCAGTTCCGCTTCTACGGCCAAAACGCCCAGGGCGTTACCGCCGACTGGCGCCCAGCCTATATCCCGGAGGGGTTTGAGGAGACGGAGGTTATTTGGGAAGAAAACGCCCAATATCTCAAGCTTACCTATAAGAATAGTGATGGTACAATTATATTCCTTACATCCAAGCCTGCGGATCAAAGTGGATCCTTTATGATTGATAATGAACATTCTGACTACCAGGAAGTTAAGGTCAGTGGACGCGCCGCTTCCCTTTTTAAAAGTAATACACAGGGTTACCCTAGCTATCTAATATGGACGAATGAGGATACCACCATTGCTTTTTTACTCGCCTCTACACTTTCTCCTAATGAATTACTATCCATTGCAACAAGTACAGATGCTATTAAATAAATTTTTATTTTTGAATTCTGCGATTTATTTGTTCTCTGAGACGTTTATTGATTGAAGGCAAATCAATTTGATTCGCCAAATCTAAAACTGAAAGGGATCGATACAAATGAAAAAGCGTATTTCCACGTTGGTACTTGCCTTGGTGCTCATTTTCTCCGTTAGCGCAACAGCTGCTACCCCGCGTTACGTCAATCCAATTAATTGCAGTCCTACACTTACTTTATCCCGCTCCGGCGCTACCTGTATAGTTGATATTTCTTCTTTTTCTTCCGGCCTTACAGTTTCTGGAACGGTAACTCTCTATAGGGATAATAAATATCTTACTTCTTGGAGTGTAGACAGCCTGTACTTTTCTGAGACATATACGCCCATTGCAAAGGGCAAGTACCGCATGGACTTCAATATCACGGTCAAGGGTCCTTCTGGTTCTGATCGGCTGACTGGCTCAGAAGAAGGTACTTACTAATCCATCACACCTGTATGTACATGGATGGGAGGTGGGTCCCATGTTTTAAATTTTTATAAATAATAGTACAAAATTAGGAGGGTTACCAATGAAACACAAAAGAGTAATAACCCTAATCCTTGCTTTAATATTTCTATGCGGAACTTTTCCTCATGCCGTAGCAAATAGCACATCTCCCGTTACGGACTATGATTTAGCGGATGTTCGTGCTATTGCGCTTAATACACCTCGACGGTTCCAACCTACCTCCAACTGGGTAAATATAGACATTACAAAAGTTACCCCTCTTTATGATCTAGAAACTAATGTTATCGCCTACTGCGTGGATATGCAAAATGCTGAAACAGACGAGAATGCGTATGTATTTGTCAACGCGGACAAAACTGGCTATCCGATTCTTCAATATAGCCCGGAGGGAAAATCACCGTATTTTGATGTGGAAAGCGAACAAGCTTTATACCTTGTCGCTGGTCGATACTGTAGTATGGAAGACGGTGTAATTACAGAATTAGCTACAGGAGAGACAATTTCATTGCAAAATTTACTAGCAGAACGCGAAACCGCCGCAGAGGCGGCGTCAATTAACGAAGAGCAAGCAACAGAGTCTGTTATAGATACGACTGACTACAGCGCTCTACGTGCCGATTTTATTGAAGGTTCTCTTTCTGCACGGGGATATGATACAAAAGAAGTTGTCATAAAAAAAGTTCCAAATTGGCAATGGTACAAAGGGTGCGTTCCAACGGCTGTCGCAATGCAGATTGCAAATCTTTTACCCTCCGTTCCTAGTTCAGGTACAAGTATGATAAGCACCCTCGCGGGATATATGAATACTACAAACGGATCAACTCAGCTTAACAAAATTGCAAATGGAGCTCAAACCTACATATATGATTGCGGTTTTACAAAACAAACGTTAGCTGTATGGCAAAGTGTAAACGCTCTGGGATTTCCGCGATACGGGAGCACATACAATCCGTATTCAGCCTATACATCTGAGATAGATCTGGGCCGTGCTGTTTGCATTCAGAGTGAAAATGCGACAGTATCAACACCAGGTTATGCTAATGGCTGGGATTCGCATATGATAACTGGCGTGGGGTATTCTTTTAGCACAGTAAACTCGCAAGAGAAATATGTAATCGTGCACACAACAAACACTGCCGGTGGGAAAGTTTATATACCCATTTTTGGCACTGCGCTTGGGAGCTATGGCTGGTTTAAAATTGTTCAGTAATCTGAATCCAAAGCAGAACAAAAATTTACTGACTGCAGCAATTATATTCAGCTGTTTATTTGTAATCCTGTTAACATTTCAATTTGTTGCAAATAAAGCTTTTGGGATTTCCGGAATCAGCGCTTCCGACATTCAGTATGTTCAGTTATCCAGAATCAACGAAACGCCGGAGACATGGACTACCTCGGATCCCATAATTATTCAGGAATTATTGGACCATTTTAAAAAGCTGATAGTAGTTCCGGCAACACCGAGTGTAGGCCAGTATCTTGGAATACGCTTTTACTTAAAACATCCCGCTGGAGAAAACAAGTATTTAAGCGTTGTATTGCTAAGCCCAACCATTTACATGGGACATACAGCGTCCGCCAATGTGCCATCTCCCGCATTTCACATTTTATTGGGTGAAAAATCGGATCAGGAGTGGAGTGAACTTCTTGCCCGCTGCAATAAGATAAGCTAACTTGGGCAGCAGAACCGCATTTCCGCGTGCAACCCGGCCCCGGCGTGGTATCGCCGGGGCCGGTTATTCATTTTTCTGTCACGCTTTGACCCTCTGCATCGTTTATACTGCAAAGGGGGTGAGCGCCATGTCTCATAAAACCGTTCCGCCATGCCCCACGACCTGCCCATACTGCGGCGGGGCGCTGGAGCCGGGATCATCAAGGCCACGCAAAGCGCCGGGCTGTATTTTACAAGCGGCAGCCCGGACGCCGTTGTCAATGCCGCCGAGAGCCTCGGGCTGTGCTCCATGGGCGACGGCGCCATCACGCTGGACTGCTCCCACGTGTTCCGCCGCACCCAGACCGCCCCCGCCGCCGTCTGCCGCACCTGCCGCAAAATCATCCTCGACTACAGCCCGGAGGCGGGCCGATGAGGGCATCGGCCCCTACGCGCGGGGAGGAGCGGATTGCCACGTCGGCCCTGCGGGGCCTCCTCGCAATGACAGGGTTCCCTTGACAGGGCAAGTCCGCCGGAAGCGTATGCTTCCGGCGGACTTCTGCATGCCTTTTATTCCTTTGGCGGCGTGCGCTTGCCCTCGGGGCCGATCTCGCCGTCCCCCGCCAGGGGGATGGTGCCGGCGGGGGGCTGGGGGGCCGGGCGCTCCGGTCCCTTGCCCGGCTCGGGCGTGGCGCCGTAGTTCTCGGCCAGGGCGGGGTCCTTCCCGTCCAGGATGGCCATCATCTCCTGGCCCGTGATGGTCTCCTTCTCCAGCAGGTACCCGGCCACCTTATCCAGCATCTCCCGGTTCTCCCGCAGGATGCGCTGGGCGTCGGCGTGGCAGGTATTGATAATCTCCCGGATCTCCAAATCCACCTGGGCGGCGGTATCCTGGGCGCAGGTGAGGCCGTAGCCCCCGTCCAGATACTGGTTCTGGATGGTGGCCAGGCCCATCATGCCGAACTTGTCGCTCATGCCGAACATGGTGACCAGTTTGCGGGCCATCTCGGTGGCCCGCTCGATGTCGTTGGCCGCGCCGGAGGTCATGGTGTCGAAGACCACCTCCTCGGCGGAGCGGCCCGCCAGGAGGGTGCGGATCTCGGTGAGGATGTCGTCCTTACTCATAAGGAACTTCTCCTCCTCGGGCAGCTGCATGGTGTACCCCAGCGCCCCCTGGGTGTGGGGCACGATGGTGATTTTGCTCACGGGCTGGGCGTTCTTCTGCTTGGCGGCCACCAGGGCGTGGCCCACCTCGTGGTAGGCGATGATCTTCTTCTCCTGCTCGGTGAGCACGGTGCCCTTTTTCTCGGTGCCCGCGATGACCGTCTCGAAGGAGACCAGCAGATCCTGCTGGTTGACCGCCTTGCGGCCCAGGCGGACGGCCCGGAGGGCGGCCTCGTTGACCAGGTTGGCCAGATCCGCGCCCACGGTGCCCGCGGTGGCCTGGGCGATCTTGTTCAGATCCACGTCCTCGCTCAGGCGGATGTTGCGGGTATGCACCTGGAGGGT
It includes:
- a CDS encoding transcriptional regulator, translated to MERTKYRVLLCAADYGSFSKAAELTGYTPSGVAHMMNAVEAEFGFPIFLRGRRGVSLTEDGKRVLPVLRELARWDEQLEQTVSEIRGLSTGVVTIGAYSSIASHWLPPVIKRFKQDFPGIRVRLMEGIRQEVESWLAQRRVDLAFYSYQEPMPYEWIPLKDDPMLAVLPADHPLAGAAEYPVEACMEENFIMPALGRDDDVAELLSRLRLSPRISLSTLENYAAMCMIEQGLGMSIMNELITKNWDCDVALLPLRPPQHITLGIAVPALAEASPAARKFVAYARELAE